TTTTCAACAGGTTTGATAAGAAGCTTGACAGCCAGAAATGTAACGCTGCACAGTAAAACAAGACCACAGATCAGCCCGGCAAGCAGGATGGTGCTTCTTGTTTTACTGCCGACCTCCCTGTTAGTTGAAAAAATTCTCTTTTTAATTTCTCCAACCAGGGTTTTGTTTTTTTCAGTAATTTTACCGACTGCAAGCACCAGGTCATCTACCACTGTTTTTGATTTTTTCCGAAGCGTTTCAGTTATCAGCCCGGCACTGTTTTCAGCGAGCCCTTCAAAACGGGAAGCCATTTTATCCAGAGTTTTGTTCATCTTTGATTTATCTATACAGACAAGCACCTTCCCCAGGGTATTCCCTTCTGTAACAACAGGATGCTCCACAATGAAAACAGATGAATCTTCGGCGGACGCGGAAAGAACTTTTTCATATTTTTTCCTTCCCTTACCTTGAGCTATATATTTTTTAATCTTCTCTTTTCTTTTATCGAGATAGCGGACAAATGGTTTTCCGTTGGAACGGATATACATGACATAAACCACATTGTCAGTGTGTGATGCGGATTTGGTATAAGTCACCAGATCAGAATAATTATTCGTCAAAATAGCTTTGGGGGCAACCTGGGCCAGAAGAACCGCTAGACTCCGACCATTGGCTTGCAGGCTTTTTTCCCAATCCTCGGCAACCTGCATTTTTTCCCGATTCAGGGCTTCTCTGGTTTTCTCCGCAACTTCCTTACTCGCGGAAAAAGCCATTTCCGACAAAACCTTTTGAATCTTTTTATAAATTCGGCCAAACTCTCCCTCAATTGTCGTCCTGGAAACCTCAAGGTCTGAAGCCAGTTGCTCCCCCATGCGGCCAAGCAGTTTCTGCTGGCTGGAAGAAACTGCGTATGCCAGAATAAGAAAGGAAATAATGAGGATTACCGTCAGTGGTACAAGCAATTTGACCCGAAGGCCCCGGTTATCAAAAAAAGAAAACACGTTATCTCCTCCCTGGAAAAATGTTCAGTTCAAAAGATGTCCTTACAAGTTTTTACTGTCCGGAATAAGCACCTATTTTCAGTACCTTTTGCAACTCTTCAACCGGCCCGTAATCCAAAGAATCCCTCCAGCCGACAATTTTCGCGTCTTTTGCCGCCTTATCAGTGCTTTTCAACTCTCTCAAGGCGGCTACAACTTCAGATGCCAGATCATCTCCCACATGAGCTACCTTCGCCAGCGGCCATTCCGGGTAAAGCCTGGTACTGCAGACGAAAGGAAAATCGTTATATTTCTTCTGATTGATGATCTTCAATTCATCCATATCCAGCTCATCCGCCGCGACCATTCGCTCAATCGTATCAGTTCTTACTGTACCGGCATCAACAGCACCATTGATGACCGCATAAACAACATTATCGTGCTTTCCTCCAAATTCCAGTTTGGCAAAATCTGCAGTGGGGTTAATGCCACCATCCAGCAGCTCCTTGTAAGCCATCTGCCAGCCACCAAACGATGATTTTTTCACAGCCATAAACGTTTTTCCTTTCAAATCGGCCAGAGAATTAATATCTTCATTTTCTGCAAGGGTAAAAATGACTCCGCCAAAAGACTGTAATGGCTGCCCCTGCCTGGAATTAATCATAGTGGCAATGGCTGAAGCGCCATATCTCACCTTGGCCGTAACGTACATGGAGGAGTTGACCAGGAAGAAATCAACAGCCCCTGATTGAATGGCACCATTGACTGCATCAAAACTCAAGGGAATTATTTCAAAAGTCTTTCCTGTCAGTTTTGCTGTCAGATATTCTCCAGTGGATTTCCATTTTTTCAGGGCCTTTACAGGACCGTTTTTTGCCAGTACCCCAATTTTATACGTTTCTCCATGACTGAAAACAGGCATTAAAACCAACAAACAGATCACAATTAAAAAGCTCTTTCGCCAATCCTTCATGCTTTCCTCCTGTAAATTTATGATAAACCAGCATAGCTGGACCAAATGACCCAACTGTTATGCCCTTTCAAGGTACAAAAGACTGATGAATTCCGACCGCGTTAAAATGGCCTCCTGAGGTATGGTTTCCAGAGAACCAGTTGTCATCCATAATTTTTTGAGACTGTCACTCCATTAAAACATCATTTTCCGGCTACTGAAAAACTCCGTAGATTGCCAGGAATATTAAAGATATCTACCGAAAAATAATAATTCTCCCCCAAAAACCAGTCAGTGACAGAATGCTGAAACAGCTGATAGCCAAAGAAAAAGATTACTCAATAATTATATCTATAGAGTACCAGATGTAAAATTTTTTCTCGGAACAGGAAGAAATAGTCTGACCACCTGAGAATGGCTACATCTCAAAAACCTGACAATAACACTCTCAGGAATGGGCAATGAAAAACCGGATCAACCGTTTTTTTGATTGATAATGGCGATACCGAGAACAATAAAGATAATTGAGCCAAGAAGGGAAAGAGTCAAAGGTTCTCCAAGAAGAACAACCCCGAAAAAGACACCTGAAACAGGCATGATAAAAACGTAGGAATGAATCAGTGCCGTACCATATTCACTGACCAGAGTGTTCCAGGCAATATATCCGAATGATGCCGTAATAAAAGACTGGTAAAAAAGAGAGAGACCAATTGGGAGATCGACATGACGAATCATGCCGTTATCGAAAAACCATCCGGCAAGAAGAAGACAGGGAACAGCGAGAAGCATTGGGTAAAGCGTCACCAGAACCGGGTTGGTCGAGGATATTATCCTTTTTATATAGACCGCATTTGTCCCCCAAAACAACACCGCGCAGAAAATGATAAAATCACCGCTCCTGACAGAAGCATCCACCACCTGTGTATCAAAAACAAGCACAAGAACACCGATGAACCCCAGAACTATCCCAACGGCCTTTCTTATGGTCACCCGCTCTCCGGGAATGAAAAAATGGGCTAGAAGCAGAACAACAAAAGGGAGGAAGTTGGCGATAAGAATTCCATGTGAAGCCGTTGTCCTGCTCAGACCGGTGTAAAACAAGGCAACCTGCGCTGTAAAGAGAAAAGAGACAACCAGGAGGCGGTACGCCTGCTGCCTGTTGACACGAAGAGACCTTCCTGTAGAGACAGCCCAGATGGAGATAACAATAGCAGCCAGCCCAAAGCGGAGTCCCGCACAACTGAACACACCGATACCATTAAAAGTAATCTTTACAGCTACAGCATTTGCACCAAAAAGTGTGGAAAGAAAGACTGTAAAAAGTGACGCCTTGAGAGGGAGTTGGGAATTTTCCTTTATCTGCATTGAGGCACAATACCAGAGCGCTCTCTCACCTGTCAAGGATCAACAATTATCCTCCTGAAATTGCGGGGAATATATCAATTTCATCCCCATCATGAACCAGCTGGTCTCCAGGGACAACCTTTCCACGGCAGACTGCAATATAACCACCGGCGTCAATCCCCTTTTCTGCATTATATCGGTCCAGAACAGTTTGCAGACATTGAGGCTCTGAAAGGGGAATCTCAACCTCTCCCCTTTCAGTCAGTTTGAAGTTCAGTTTTACCATTGACGGGCAAGAGCGCTTTCCTCATCGGTAATATCCATTGTTTCACCGGTTTCAGGCTGCACTTCCTCATAAAATGTTTCGGTAAAACGATAATCCCGGGCTGTAATTCCGGCATCCGTATTAAACTGATGTTCAATGCGAAGGGTTTCCTTGACAAAATCATCAAATTCGTCCGCGCTGATTTCCACATTATAAAAAGCCTTGATCAGATCGAGAAGAGGCGTCATATCATTGCGGACGGAATAACGGACAAAGTTACACATGCCCATGGCATCCATACGGGAGCCGATCACCTGGAATTTTTTGGACAACTCCACTTTGCCTTCCTTTGATGCAGGCTCCTCCTCATCGCGCAGGGTAAAGCCGAAGGTATGATCTGCACCCATGGGACTGGAAAGATAAGTCATGGCCATTCCCTTTGTTCCCCGGGGTTCATAGGCTGGAATGGCCTGACCAAGAACGTGGGGAGCATGACGAACTCCCAGGACTTTGGCCGCAACCTTACAACCGGAAGCCAGGATTCGTCCAAGAGGGGTTATGTCCCGCACCTCTTCCATGAAGCGGATAACTGCCTTTTCATCTCCAAATTCGGCCAGTCCCGCTTCCATCGCCACTCCGATTGCAGCACCCACATCCAGGGTATCAACTCCGGCGTCGTTGGCAATT
The DNA window shown above is from Desulfomarina profundi and carries:
- a CDS encoding phosphate/phosphite/phosphonate ABC transporter substrate-binding protein, which gives rise to MKDWRKSFLIVICLLVLMPVFSHGETYKIGVLAKNGPVKALKKWKSTGEYLTAKLTGKTFEIIPLSFDAVNGAIQSGAVDFFLVNSSMYVTAKVRYGASAIATMINSRQGQPLQSFGGVIFTLAENEDINSLADLKGKTFMAVKKSSFGGWQMAYKELLDGGINPTADFAKLEFGGKHDNVVYAVINGAVDAGTVRTDTIERMVAADELDMDELKIINQKKYNDFPFVCSTRLYPEWPLAKVAHVGDDLASEVVAALRELKSTDKAAKDAKIVGWRDSLDYGPVEELQKVLKIGAYSGQ
- a CDS encoding DMT family transporter: MTGERALWYCASMQIKENSQLPLKASLFTVFLSTLFGANAVAVKITFNGIGVFSCAGLRFGLAAIVISIWAVSTGRSLRVNRQQAYRLLVVSFLFTAQVALFYTGLSRTTASHGILIANFLPFVVLLLAHFFIPGERVTIRKAVGIVLGFIGVLVLVFDTQVVDASVRSGDFIIFCAVLFWGTNAVYIKRIISSTNPVLVTLYPMLLAVPCLLLAGWFFDNGMIRHVDLPIGLSLFYQSFITASFGYIAWNTLVSEYGTALIHSYVFIMPVSGVFFGVVLLGEPLTLSLLGSIIFIVLGIAIINQKNG
- a CDS encoding MoaD/ThiS family protein; this encodes MVKLNFKLTERGEVEIPLSEPQCLQTVLDRYNAEKGIDAGGYIAVCRGKVVPGDQLVHDGDEIDIFPAISGG